The window ttcaccttagggggtgaacccaaaaaTTACTCGATATAAAATCAATAACGGCTGTAAAAGTAAACGGTGATATTTTTCCTTTGCTTTTACGAAAGTAATACATCTCCTTTTGCCATAGAACCATTATATTTGTAAAGTGATTTTCCTTTATAGAACCATTATTTTGTAAAGTGATTTTCTTAACGACAATGCAAACAGCGTACGTACCAATGGTCTATTACAAAATTCTTACAAGTATATGCCAATATGTCAAAATCTATATCTTTTCTTAACATAAAGTCCAAATCTTCACAACAGTTACCGTCGTACATGTAATTATAATTCTTCATAAAAGTGTTTATATTACATTtgttttttccaaaaataaatatccAAAGTGCAAGTAAGTATATGAATTGCAAGAGTACTATAAAAGTTCTAATTATATAGCGATAGATGTCCCATGACATGTTACATCAAATGACGATTATACCCTTCATCTTCCTCAACGTCCATTGCCTGCCTAGTTTCACCTTCCTTTCATTCTCCTCCTCTATATATATCAACACTTCTCTTTCCTTCTTCCTCACACACTAAAAGCTCCTAACAAACATAAGCTTATCTCCTTCTCACCCATCTCAAAATTGTGCCAGCTTCTCTCTGAAACCAAACCATGCCTGAGGCACCAAAGTATGAATCTTTAGATGCTTTCGATCTGACCCTCGACGAGAAGAACAAGAGGAAACTTCAGTTAATCGAGGAACTGACCTCAAACGCCGACCAAGTCCAGAAACGTGTCTTGGAGGAGATCTTGATCCGTAATGCTGACGTGGAGTATCTCAGGCGACATGACCTCAACGGTCGCACAGACCGAGAGACGTTCAAGAACGTGATGCCTGTTATAACCTACGAGGATATCCAGCCTGAGATCAACAGGATTGCTAACGGTGATAAATCTCCTATCCTCTCTTCAAAGCCCATCTCCGAGTTCCTCACCAGGTTCGTTATTAAcatcctctcttcttcttcttcttcttcaaaatgatctgttttgctctgtttttgctctgttttgctctgttttACTCTGTTTTTCAAGAACCTAACGAAGCTTTCTATATGTTCTTTGACAGCTCTGGGACATCTGGTGGGGAGAGGAAGCTAATGCCGACAATCGAAGAAGAACTAGACCGGAGATCACTTCTCTACAGTTTCTTGATGCCTGTGATGAGCCAGTTCGTTCCTGGTCTCGACAAAGGCAAAGGAATGTATTTCTTGTTCATCAAGTCTGAATCCAAGACGCCAGGAGGCCTCCCTGCTCGTCCCGTCTTAACCAGTTACTACAAATCTTCCCATTTCAAAGAAAGACCCTTTGACCCTTACACCGACTACACAAGCCCCAACGAGACCATCCTTTGCCCTGACTCTTACCAAAGCATGTACTCTCAGATGCTTTGTGGCTTATGCCAACACCAGGAGGTTCTTCGAGTCGGTGCCGTTTTCGCCTCTGGTTTCATCAGAGCTATCAAGTTTCTTGAGAAGCACTGGACCGAGCTGGTCCGTGACATCAGAACCGGTACCTTAAGCTCCCTGATCACTGATCCTTCAGTGCGGGAGGCGGTCGCCAAGATCCTTAAACCGAGCCCAAAACTCGCGGATTTCGTGGAGTTTGAGTGCAAGAAGAAGTCTTGGCATGGGATCATCACTAGGTTGTGGCCTAACACGAAGTATGTGGATGTGATTGTGACAGGGACGATGTCTCAGTACATTCCAACTTTGGATTACTACAGCAATGGCTTGCCTCTTGTCTGCACAATGTATGCTTCTTCCGAATGTTACTTTGGTGTGAACCTAAGGCCACTATGCAAACCTAGCGAGGTCTCTTACACGCTCATACCAACCATGGCTTATTTCGAGTTCTTGCCTGTTCATAGAAACACAGGTGTTACTAACTCCATCAATCTACCTAAAGCACTCACGGAGAAAGAGCAACAAGAGCTTGTTGATCTTGTTGATGTTAAACTTGGTCAGGAGTACGAGCTTGTTGTCACCACTTATGCCggtaagaaaataaaacatattctATAATAGCacataattattttcaaaaatagtataaaaattatatttagatttttgggtttagtgattatgGTTTACTAGTATCGACTAGGTGGAGGTTAGGGTAAAATTTAGAATTCAGAGTAATttagcttttctttttttggctaTTTTAGTGATTTTTCTATTGTATGCTATTTTTGACATGGTATAAATTATGATAAGAGATTTGCCCTAAGAAAATAGagaatttctattaatttataacaaaaaaaaatacactttAAGGGTTTAGTCTTATGTTTGTGTGCTTTGTGATTTTGATGCAGGGCTTTGTAGATACAGAGTTGGTGATTTGTTGAGAGTGACTGGATTCAAGAACAAGGCACCTCAATTTAGTTTCATATGCCGCAAGAATGTGGTCTTAAGCATAGATTCCGACAAGACCGATGAAGTTGAGCTTCAGAACGCGGTAAAGAACGCAATGACACATCTTGTCCCATTTGATGCCTCACTCTCTGAGTATACTAGCTATGCGGATACAAGTTCTATCCCTGGCCATTACGTCCTGTTCTGGGAGCTATGTTTGGATGGAAACACACCGATCCCTCCTTCTGTCTTTGAGGATTGCTGCCTAGCCGTGGAAGAGTCGTTCAACTCTGTTTATAGACAAGGAAGGGTTAGTGACAAGTCCATAGGCCCACTCGAGATCAAGATTGTTGAGCCGGGGACGTTTGATAAGCTCATGGATTATGCGATCAGCTTGGGAGCATCTATTAATCAGTATAAGACGCCTAGATGCGTGAAGTTTGCTCCAATTATTGAGCTGTTGAACTCAAGAGTTGTTGATAGTTACTTCAGCCCCAAGTGTCCTAAATGGGTCCCTGGTCATAAACAGTGGGGAAGTAACTAAGTTGGAATCAGGAAACGTGAAGAGATAGTCTTTGAAGTAGAAGGTTTGGGATTTGCAAAGGATATCTCATGTCTCTCTAATCTTGATCTTagtttagtttttggtttttttgttGGTATTTTTTATGCATAGTCCCTTTGGTTTTGAAAACCAGTTGTACAAAAGCAAATCATGTTTCTCCAAGCAGCTCTCTGTCCTCTCTCCATCACTTTCTTGAGCCtctaaactttatatttgagtGATTAATTGGCTGGATCCTTTACCGTTAACAACGGTAAATAGCAATGTGCTAAGttaattttgttaaaagaagaaaatcaaTCTCTGATAACAACACTATGACCACTGTTTGTGTTGGGTTTCTGttaaaacaaaagcaaaatcatggatgaattaaaaaaaaaatagtttgagcacaaaggaaaacttcaaactttTCGTAGTAGTAGCTAGTTTTGAGAACGCATATGAGTTCTCGTAGTAGTAGCTAGTTTAATTGTGGCATACTTGTGTTGTAAGTCCCATTTTTGCATCCTTCGGGTATGTATCGGTGTTAACATTTAAtggaaatttatatttaaaaaaaaaaaaaaaacttcaaactttTCCTTGTAGATAACTGATGATTGTTTATTAAATATAGTTTGTTGTCACTAACCTAATGAAACTACTTTTTAATCTTGAGACATAATATAGTCTTTTATACATATGAGAGATGATACTACTTAAAATCGTAAAATATGCCATAATTGATATTGTATAACTTAGCTCTTTGAGCATGATCAGAAGGAACGTACGTAGACGCATCCACAACTAAATAACTtcctttgaccaaaaaaaaaaaaaaaaaaaactaaataacttcccataattttcatatatttatcatCTTGAAAGCAGCAATAAATATTAAAGAGAAGATAGATACATTCAAGTCTAGATACAAGTGTTCCCTATGTAAGGATCAAAGACAACAACACTGGCCTGGAATTAATGCTACGTTGGCAGGTCCTTTTTAGTGACATATAAACAACCCGTCAATTCAcatatgttatttttataattagaaACTTTAAGTTGCAAAAGATTTACAGAAGCCCTTCATAGAGTCAACTACACGACCTTCAAACTGGAGTTGTTGCACGAAGACCCAACCATCCCGAAGCTTTTTACCTTTTATCTGATATTTGTTCACACACGTTCTGGTTGAACAAGTGCGATGATTGTATGCTTACATCTCCTTCGGTTACAAATTATTAGACTCGACACAGTAATGTTGAGATCCGAAGTTTGGACCCAATTAAATCATCATCCCTGTCATCAAATTTCATCCTAAGAACCTCTTTGGAGGCAAAGCTAGAGCTTGAGATTCACCTAATCTCTTTGGTAAGCCTTGTTGAGGTTAAAGCTGGTTGTGCTTGTTTCAGATTCATATCAAGTCAGATAGGACTTTGTACTCTCAATGTTGCCTACGGTTCTGGAGCTCCTCACCTAAAGTTCTTGCCAGTCAATATTCCAACATTTTCTTATAGGTGTATCAATGTCGTTTTTGACTATCAATTGTTCTTTCGAACAATCGTCATGGGAACAAAAGTGGAGCTTTTCTTTGGGTTTCTTCATTTCGCTGAGCTTGACTCGCTTTTAGATGGTtctatttttagttgttttgtaATGTTTTCTAGCTTCATTCTACCGTCGAAAATGTCTCCAGAATTTTCTCGCTCAGTTGTAAGCTTTCATGctttttgaactttttaataCAAGTTTGGTGTTACAAAAAAGAAACTTTAAGTTGCATACCATTCTCTTTCTCTGTAAGCATCCCTCAAAACTTTGTGTGCATTTGTATCcgaaacaatattttattattcgaTGCAAGTCGGTATCTGTGGCCTGTGGCCTGTGGGATCTGACTTCCTGTGTCGAGAGAAACATTCTTTAATCTACGTAATGTGTATTTGTTCCTTCTCCTTGTCGACTCGTGGATGGGGAAAGAAAACTTGTTGGTTTTAATAATGGATCAAAGtacatattattatacatttatGTCATGCTAGTGACTCCTCCAACAGTTAACACACCCTttacaataaaaagaaaacgaaTGACTTTTTACAGATAGCGACCCAAAATTCAATTATATTGAAGTACAAGTGCAGTGTATTATGTCGTATCATATTTAGGGTCCGAATGGTGACCGCGGAATTGGTAATATTAGCGGGACGGAATTTAAGTGCGGTACGGTCTAACTGCGGTTCGTGCGGTTTGCGGGACAAGTGCGGTTTTGACAAAATTAGCGGTGCGGAATTGTGTTGATTGGTGAACATGTATAGTTTGCGGAattgaataataaagaaaataatattaaacaaaaatatcaatgaAATCAATATAGTTTAAAgttgaaataatttatttactgttattgatgtttttctttccttatttagaaaatttcaatactaaaatttatctgaattaaaaatttaaattacatacatattaaaaaaaagtaaaatacaaaaaaaacattatggAATATTTTGATTTTCTCACAACATATTTGCAATATTATCTCTTATTTGCACCATTTGTTCTCCGCGTGCCGTATAAATTGCCAGAACAGCAGTATCATGATAAAGTAGGATTACGTGGAGCGGGTCAACCCGCCCTGCATAACCCACCAACGTGCAATAATATCATAATTgttttatacataattttaaataaacttttaatttacatttatgttcatataaatttagctactaaaattatttaaaaatacaaatttaaaaatattgtaaagattattaataattttacttaaactaaatttaactaaaagaattagtatataatttatattttaggtaTTTGATATAGAAGTGCACATCGctattaaattttcaattaaCTACAATAAGATTGACTGCATTATTTAGAATGCATAGCTACTATATAAATTTACTAAAAGATAACTAATTTAACagtataacaataatatgtatgTGTATTAGTATATATAACGTTACTTAGTTGAAATTTAACATATTTCCAGTTTAATTTAAATTCAGTGCATTAGtattaattttataactaattttactttttaacataggaaaaaacaatttatttgagtcagttcaggaaaaaaaaatattggaaaCGGTTGAATCAAAAAATGTTACGTTTTTTAGGTGTAGAATGAATGTTAGTATAGTATTGTCCAATAGGTATTTATATagagttaaaatattattttaaaaatcgaaaataagaaaaaagctATTGACCAGTGCGGATTTCATTGGACCGCTGGTTAATATATGCGGTCTGCTTTTGAGAAGCGTTATTGCTTTTATAAGCCTATTCTCTCTGTTATTTTTTGAAGTGCGTTTTTTGTTTTACTGTATACAAAAAAACGCATTTGAAAACAAGATAGTGTGAATGGTGAACCGAGTGCGGTTTTCGAAATACCGCTTTGAAATCCGCGAATCAGTTGTCGCCAATCATAACCTTAAGATACTTATCTATGTAGAGACAATATTTACCGTTAAATGTTTGCAATAATGAAAACCTGTACTTGAGTACTACTGAGCCACTGACTTTAAAGATAAGGCTGTCTTGTCTCATGCCCAGTCCATTCTTCAGTTTGATTGATAATTAGAAACATATAAATCCTTGGAGACTAACTGTAGCTTTGTTGATACTTTCCTTTTACTTTTACTAGTTTGAAAAGATTCTGAATTtacattttatcatttttaaagGTAAATTATGAACATGAGAGGTAAGGATTTTCAATCCTTTTTCAAAATCGCTTTAATGAATATAATCTTCCAAATTTTCATCAAGATCTCTATCCATACATCGTATACTAAAAATCTGATTATATAACAAATTACACTCGAGGATGTTGTTAAAAGGACTTTTTACCGAACTTGTTAACTCTTGatcataataaaaatgtatacatTTAGATATCGACGTGAAAAGAACAGTATTTACTTGGGACAAGGGCAAAAACAGCTATTGGCTCGAGGATAATAAAACTGTAGAGAAGTTCAGGGCGCGGAAATCTAAAACCAACAAACCCGCACAGAACCGACCGGTTCACTGCTACTGTCTGTGGGGACTCAAATACAGAGTCAGGTGTAGGGTTTTCTCCATAACAACCCTTTCAGATCGCAAAAAGTGTCCACAGCCTTGCGTTGACTGGGACCTGTGGGAGCCGATAAACAGTTGAAACGGCTGTTCACatgataatgtttttttattgtcTTAAAAGTTTTAACAGaggtttattattatttttacaatgtattttttttgtttttttcataattCAGAAATATTCGGCAGACCAAAAGATTAGTTTTCTGGAAGTCTGTATATTGGCGCTAGACAAAACATGTATATTGGCAATGAGAATTAGAAATCTACGTCGCATGACCAAACAAACGGTTATATATTAGATGGTAAATTTTGAACTCGAAATGTTTAGCACCTTTCCAAATTTGATGTACCACTTGACCATGCTTACGTGATTTAcaatgagatatatatatatatatatatatttataaataataaatttaggAAATTTATTAAACATAAGTTAGAAAAGGTTATTTGATAAATTCTGTAAGAATTACTTCTCggaaaaaaaatgttgaaaGCACTAAAAGTTAAGTATATTATTAGTGTCAACAATCTAAAGTCATCTGTGTTTACTTAGCCTCTGTATACCAAAACATCTATCGATCAACAATACGAACTTTGCAAAACATGAGTTAAATTTTATCATCAATAACGGTATACATTACTCTAACTTAAAACCGTGAAGAGGCTTTTAAGTAACACTAACACAAATTATTAATCTATAAATTTAATGTGTCAGCCAGTTATAtacgtaaaataaaaatagagtaTCGGATG of the Brassica rapa cultivar Chiifu-401-42 chromosome A03, CAAS_Brap_v3.01, whole genome shotgun sequence genome contains:
- the LOC103861684 gene encoding indole-3-acetic acid-amido synthetase GH3.5 isoform X1, which produces MPEAPKYESLDAFDLTLDEKNKRKLQLIEELTSNADQVQKRVLEEILIRNADVEYLRRHDLNGRTDRETFKNVMPVITYEDIQPEINRIANGDKSPILSSKPISEFLTSSGTSGGERKLMPTIEEELDRRSLLYSFLMPVMSQFVPGLDKGKGMYFLFIKSESKTPGGLPARPVLTSYYKSSHFKERPFDPYTDYTSPNETILCPDSYQSMYSQMLCGLCQHQEVLRVGAVFASGFIRAIKFLEKHWTELVRDIRTGTLSSLITDPSVREAVAKILKPSPKLADFVEFECKKKSWHGIITRLWPNTKYVDVIVTGTMSQYIPTLDYYSNGLPLVCTMYASSECYFGVNLRPLCKPSEVSYTLIPTMAYFEFLPVHRNTGVTNSINLPKALTEKEQQELVDLVDVKLGQEYELVVTTYAGLCRYRVGDLLRVTGFKNKAPQFSFICRKNVVLSIDSDKTDEVELQNAVKNAMTHLVPFDASLSEYTSYADTSSIPGHYVLFWELCLDGNTPIPPSVFEDCCLAVEESFNSVYRQGRVSDKSIGPLEIKIVEPGTFDKLMDYAISLGASINQYKTPRCVKFAPIIELLNSRVVDSYFSPKCPKWVPGHKQWGSN
- the LOC103861684 gene encoding indole-3-acetic acid-amido synthetase GH3.5 isoform X2, giving the protein MPEAPKYESLDAFDLTLDEKNKRKLQLIEELTSNADQVQKRVLEEILIRNADVEYLRRHDLNGRTDRETFKNVMPVITYEDIQPEINRIANGDKSPILSSKPISEFLTSSGTSGGERKLMPTIEEELDRRSLLYSFLMPVMSQFVPGLDKGKGMYFLFIKSESKTPGGLPARPVLTSYYKSSHFKERPFDPYTDYTSPNETILCPDSYQSMYSQMLCGLCQHQEVLRVGAVFASGFIRAIKFLEKHWTELVRDIRTGTLSSLITDPSVREAVAKILKPSPKLADFVEFECKKKSWHGIITRLWPNTKYVDVIVTGTMSQYIPTLDYYSNGLPLVCTMYASSECYFGVNLRPLCKPSEVSYTLIPTMAYFEFLPVHRNTGVTNSINLPKALTEKEQQELVDLVDVKLGQEYELVVTTYAGGVGDLLRVTGFKNKAPQFSFICRKNVVLSIDSDKTDEVELQNAVKNAMTHLVPFDASLSEYTSYADTSSIPGHYVLFWELCLDGNTPIPPSVFEDCCLAVEESFNSVYRQGRVSDKSIGPLEIKIVEPGTFDKLMDYAISLGASINQYKTPRCVKFAPIIELLNSRVVDSYFSPKCPKWVPGHKQWGSN